CCTGTACGCGCTCAACAAGAACAAGCTGAGCAGCCCGAGCCGGATCTACCCGGGTCAGCGCATCCGTCTCTGACAAGGTGATCCCCGGTCATGCGGCCGTCCGGACGGCCGCATGACCGGACCGAGGCACGTGTCCGGCATCCCCATCGGCTGACACCCGGTGATCCTTGTCCCTGCTGACAGCTCCCGCACATGTCCGGATGTGAGGATGTGCGGCGGAAAGCGGGCAAGGAACACGGGGGAACAGATGCGGTGGGTCATGGCGGCCGGCGTGATGCTGCTGGCCGGGGGATGCGGGACCGCGACGGCACAGGCCGGCCCCTCCCCCGCATCCGTCTCGCCCTCGGTGGTCCCGGCATCACCGCCGGCCTCCGCGGCACCGGGCTGGGTCGCCACCTGGGGCGTCGCCATGACCGACGGCGGCCAGCCCTTCACCCGGCAGACGGTGCGGCAGATCGTGCACACCAGCGTCGGCGGGGACGGCGCGCGGTTGCAGCTCGCCAACACGTTCGGCCGGACGCCGCTGGTCGTCGGCGGGGTGCACGTGGCGCGGCGGGCGACCGGGAGCGGGATCGACCCGGCCACCGACACCGCGGTCACCTTCGGCGGCAAGGCCACGGTGACCGTCCCGGCCGGTGCCACGGTGACCAGCGACGAGGTCGCCTTCGCCGTGCCGGCGGACACCGACCTGGCGGTCAGCCTCTATCTCCCGGCGGCGACCGGCGAGACGACCCGGCACCCGCTGGGCACGCAGAACAATTACATCGGTACGGGCGACCAGCTCACCGCCGCGACGATGCACAGCGTCGAGACGTCGAGCAACTACTTCTTCCTCAGCGGCCTGGACGTGCTGAACAGCGCGGCGGACGGGACGATCGTGGCGTTCGGGGCGTCGATCACCGACGGGCTCGACTCGGCGTTCGGGGCCAACCACCGGTGGCCGGACCTGCTCG
Above is a genomic segment from Actinoplanes ianthinogenes containing:
- a CDS encoding GDSL-type esterase/lipase family protein; protein product: MRWVMAAGVMLLAGGCGTATAQAGPSPASVSPSVVPASPPASAAPGWVATWGVAMTDGGQPFTRQTVRQIVHTSVGGDGARLQLANTFGRTPLVVGGVHVARRATGSGIDPATDTAVTFGGKATVTVPAGATVTSDEVAFAVPADTDLAVSLYLPAATGETTRHPLGTQNNYIGTGDQLTAATMHSVETSSNYFFLSGLDVLNSAADGTIVAFGASITDGLDSAFGANHRWPDLLADRLRAAGRTIGVVNTGISGNRLTADGKDGRGESAAHRFERDVLRRTGVKWVIIADDPLNDLGSRHPPGVDQIVGAYRQLIARGHAAGITVICSTLTPFAGADYWSSRGEQGRAAVNAFVRGTGSGCDAVLDQDTATHDPAAPTRFLPANDSGDHLHPGDKGMQVIAGAVDLDWFR